A section of the Chryseobacterium scophthalmum genome encodes:
- the yajC gene encoding preprotein translocase subunit YajC, with amino-acid sequence MNMLTLFLQAPAQGNSTTMLMMMGVMVVGFYFLMIRPQMKKQKQEKKFQEDLKVGSRVVLTSGLHGRIAQIQEDGVVIETLSGKLKFEKAAISREFTATRFGDKATADKKEVTETEKK; translated from the coding sequence ATGAATATGTTAACATTATTTTTACAAGCACCTGCTCAGGGAAATTCTACCACCATGTTGATGATGATGGGAGTAATGGTTGTTGGATTTTATTTTCTGATGATCAGACCTCAAATGAAAAAGCAGAAGCAGGAGAAAAAATTTCAGGAAGATCTGAAAGTGGGAAGCAGAGTAGTGCTTACTTCTGGTCTTCACGGAAGAATTGCTCAGATTCAGGAAGATGGAGTAGTTATTGAAACTCTTTCCGGGAAACTGAAATTTGAAAAAGCAGCGATCTCTAGAGAGTTTACAGCAACTAGATTTGGAGACAAAGCTACAGCTGACAAAAAAGAAGTTACAGAAACTGAAAAGAAATAA
- a CDS encoding SDR family NAD(P)-dependent oxidoreductase, producing MNQNKTILILGANSDVAKQCILQYVVKGFSVIAASRNTNSLENFVLQNNLNLKVSVLSFDAADFDFHQKFYDELPTKPHIVIYAAGFLVDNEKALNDFEGTHQMMTVNYMGAVSILNIIAMDESNKNLERIIGLSSLSGVRGRKSNFVYGSTKAAFTTYLAGLRQELAQKNITVNVLVSGYINTKINAGLDLNKNLLMEPDYVAKHIVNAGNSFTIVPNFKWKLIYFILKILPESLVAKLP from the coding sequence ATGAATCAAAACAAAACTATTCTCATTCTCGGAGCCAATTCTGATGTAGCTAAACAATGCATTTTACAATATGTGGTGAAAGGATTTTCTGTTATTGCCGCTTCCAGAAACACCAATTCTTTAGAAAATTTTGTTCTGCAAAATAATCTTAATTTAAAAGTTTCGGTTTTATCTTTTGATGCTGCAGATTTTGATTTTCATCAAAAATTCTATGATGAACTTCCAACAAAACCTCACATTGTAATTTACGCAGCTGGATTTTTAGTTGATAATGAAAAAGCGTTGAACGATTTCGAAGGTACTCACCAAATGATGACAGTCAATTATATGGGAGCCGTTTCTATTTTAAATATTATTGCAATGGACGAAAGCAATAAAAATTTAGAAAGAATTATTGGTCTGTCTTCTCTTTCAGGAGTGAGAGGTCGAAAAAGTAATTTCGTTTACGGAAGTACAAAAGCAGCTTTCACTACTTATTTAGCCGGTTTAAGACAGGAATTAGCGCAGAAAAATATTACTGTTAATGTTTTAGTAAGCGGATACATCAATACAAAAATAAACGCTGGATTAGACCTCAATAAAAATCTTCTGATGGAGCCTGATTATGTGGCAAAGCATATCGTGAATGCAGGTAATTCTTTTACGATCGTTCCCAATTTTAAATGGAAATTGATTTATTTTATTTTAAAAATCTTGCCGGAAAGTCTGGTGGCGAAATTACCTTAA
- a CDS encoding DUF5677 domain-containing protein, giving the protein MIEKYLNTDKSFIDDFNLITEIGCELSNMFDGLVTDEIRKQKATHYLAKAINTNFSILRLLDIDFNKSFSFVDSSSIYSLLRNQLEICNIYWYLLCENYEGEYFKLKLDLLEYHDSIACQIIYNPLLPTEENKHYFKEKEKQYCLNIESNTKFLELNNDVKKQIIKGNKSTLLTQFEIVERRKFNLEVFKAYYKLFSTHTHSSPTSIKNIVTNKISEDSDFIEFIFLDMSLGYINSFISNLILSVGEIWSIDFRNLESEKMLKFYANQL; this is encoded by the coding sequence ATGATAGAAAAATATTTAAATACAGATAAATCATTTATTGATGATTTTAATCTAATTACAGAAATTGGGTGTGAACTTTCAAATATGTTTGATGGGTTAGTTACTGACGAGATAAGAAAGCAAAAGGCTACACATTATTTAGCTAAGGCAATTAATACAAACTTTTCAATCTTAAGACTTTTAGATATTGATTTTAATAAATCATTTAGTTTTGTTGATAGCTCATCAATTTATAGCTTATTAAGAAATCAATTAGAGATTTGTAATATTTATTGGTATTTACTTTGTGAGAATTATGAAGGTGAATATTTCAAATTAAAATTAGATTTATTAGAGTATCATGATTCAATTGCGTGTCAGATTATTTATAATCCATTACTACCAACTGAAGAAAATAAGCATTATTTTAAGGAAAAAGAAAAGCAATATTGCTTGAATATTGAGAGTAATACTAAATTTTTAGAATTAAATAATGATGTGAAAAAACAAATTATAAAAGGTAATAAATCAACACTTTTAACACAATTTGAAATAGTAGAAAGAAGAAAATTTAATTTAGAAGTCTTCAAAGCTTATTACAAATTATTTTCTACTCATACGCACTCATCTCCAACATCAATTAAAAACATTGTAACAAATAAAATATCTGAAGATTCTGATTTTATTGAATTTATTTTTTTGGATATGTCTTTAGGATATATAAATTCCTTTATATCTAATTTAATCTTATCTGTTGGAGAAATTTGGAGTATAGACTTTAGAAATTTAGAGTCTGAGAAAATGCTAAAATTTTATGCTAATCAATTATAA
- the ligD gene encoding DNA ligase D encodes MFAKSSDDAFDHEDWIFEIKWDGYRAVADLSKKNPLFYSRNGISFLSKFDTIAEDFIQQKHKMILDGEIVAYDENGKPNFQLLQQIGDNPNLALTYQVFDLLWLNGHSTEELPLIQRKELLKDALIETDLIKFCDHVPEKGIAFFNQMKKMKLEGMIAKKSDSIYIENSRSSDWLKIKFTNTEEAIICGFTEPKGSRQGFGALILGKYINGKLIYSGHTGTGFNNDLLNQLHQRLKKLVIKTSPFEIIPKTNMPVTWTKPELVCEIKYSEITKDGMFRHPVFVAIREDKDAKEISNSVKKSNQKTTKSKNMATKKSTENNVEKDTEITLNRHKIKLTNQDKIYFPKDKISKGDVVEYYQSVAEYILPHLKNRPLSLNRFPNGIDHSGFYQKDTGDSFPDWIKTTKVHSESTDKYIDYAICNDKAALAYLNNLGCIDFNPWNSSLPDLEHPDYLVLDLDPSKKNSFDDVIETAQQVKEVLDLIKIKGYCKTSGSTGIHIYIPMGGAYDYDQVKDFAHILMKQVNEKLPKITTLERSLQKRDDKKIYLDYLQNRQGQTLASVYSLRPKEGASVSMPIEWDELKKGLKPTDFNIENALERIKEKGDLFKPVLGKGIDMMKALELLENK; translated from the coding sequence ATGTTTGCAAAATCTTCTGACGATGCTTTTGATCACGAAGACTGGATTTTCGAGATCAAATGGGACGGTTACCGGGCTGTAGCTGATTTAAGCAAAAAAAATCCACTCTTCTATTCACGGAACGGCATTTCTTTTCTGTCTAAATTTGACACTATTGCCGAAGATTTCATTCAACAAAAGCACAAAATGATTCTGGATGGCGAAATTGTCGCTTATGATGAAAACGGAAAACCAAATTTCCAATTATTACAGCAAATTGGCGACAACCCAAATCTGGCTTTAACGTATCAGGTTTTTGATTTGCTTTGGCTCAATGGTCATTCTACCGAAGAACTGCCTTTAATTCAAAGAAAAGAGCTTTTAAAAGATGCTTTAATTGAAACAGACCTGATCAAATTCTGTGATCATGTTCCTGAAAAAGGAATTGCCTTTTTTAATCAGATGAAAAAAATGAAGCTGGAAGGAATGATTGCCAAGAAATCGGACAGCATTTATATCGAAAACAGCAGAAGCTCCGATTGGCTTAAAATAAAATTTACGAATACGGAAGAAGCGATTATTTGTGGTTTCACAGAACCAAAAGGTTCCAGACAAGGTTTTGGAGCTTTGATTTTGGGAAAATACATCAATGGAAAATTAATTTATTCAGGACATACCGGAACCGGATTTAATAATGATTTGTTGAATCAACTCCATCAAAGACTAAAAAAATTAGTGATAAAAACATCACCTTTTGAAATCATTCCTAAAACAAATATGCCTGTAACATGGACAAAACCCGAATTGGTTTGCGAAATAAAATATTCTGAGATCACCAAAGACGGAATGTTTCGTCATCCTGTTTTTGTGGCAATCAGAGAAGATAAAGATGCAAAAGAGATCAGTAATTCAGTTAAAAAATCTAATCAGAAAACTACCAAATCTAAAAATATGGCGACTAAAAAATCCACAGAAAACAATGTTGAAAAAGACACTGAAATTACACTGAACCGTCATAAAATAAAGCTCACAAATCAGGATAAAATTTATTTTCCGAAAGATAAAATCAGCAAAGGCGATGTTGTGGAATATTATCAGTCCGTAGCCGAATATATTTTACCGCATCTGAAAAACCGTCCGCTTTCTTTAAACCGCTTTCCAAACGGAATTGATCATTCAGGGTTTTACCAAAAAGACACTGGAGATTCTTTTCCTGATTGGATCAAAACAACAAAAGTTCATTCAGAATCTACCGATAAATACATCGATTACGCTATTTGTAATGATAAAGCGGCCTTAGCTTATCTGAATAATCTGGGCTGCATTGATTTCAATCCGTGGAACTCGTCGCTTCCTGATCTGGAACATCCTGATTATTTGGTTTTAGATCTTGATCCTTCGAAGAAAAATAGTTTTGACGATGTCATTGAGACAGCGCAACAGGTGAAAGAAGTTTTAGATTTAATTAAAATAAAAGGGTATTGTAAAACTTCAGGAAGTACAGGAATTCACATTTATATTCCCATGGGCGGAGCGTACGATTATGATCAGGTGAAAGATTTTGCCCACATTCTGATGAAGCAGGTGAATGAAAAACTTCCCAAAATCACAACATTAGAAAGAAGTCTACAAAAAAGAGACGACAAAAAAATCTATCTCGATTATCTTCAAAACCGACAGGGGCAAACTTTGGCGAGTGTTTACAGCTTGAGACCAAAAGAAGGAGCATCCGTTTCAATGCCGATTGAATGGGATGAACTGAAGAAAGGTTTGAAACCTACGGATTTCAATATTGAAAATGCTTTGGAAAGAATTAAGGAAAAGGGAGATTTGTTTAAACCCGTTTTGGGAAAGGGAATTGATATGATGAAGGCTTTGGAATTATTAGAAAATAAATAG
- a CDS encoding DNA polymerase ligase N-terminal domain-containing protein, with protein sequence MALKDYNNKRKFDETTEPKGKTKKSKDQLIFVIQRHAASRLHYDFRLEMQGVLKSWAVPKGPSLNPEDKRLAMMVEDHPYDYKGFEGKIPEGNYGAGQVEIWDSGTYEPLDETSKISDEKELLKELKAGSLKFILHGKKLKGEFALVKMKNAENNAWLLIKHKDKFAEEKYDAEENTAKNSQVTKFLEEKKSLKSSKKKS encoded by the coding sequence ATGGCACTTAAAGATTATAACAATAAGAGAAAGTTCGATGAAACTACCGAACCCAAAGGAAAAACAAAAAAAAGCAAAGACCAACTTATTTTTGTAATTCAGAGACATGCTGCATCAAGACTTCACTATGATTTTCGTTTAGAAATGCAAGGCGTTCTAAAAAGCTGGGCTGTTCCGAAGGGACCATCTTTAAATCCCGAAGACAAACGTTTGGCAATGATGGTTGAAGATCATCCGTACGATTATAAAGGTTTTGAAGGGAAAATTCCTGAAGGAAATTACGGAGCAGGACAAGTTGAAATCTGGGACAGCGGAACGTATGAACCTTTAGACGAAACCAGTAAAATTTCTGATGAAAAAGAACTGTTAAAAGAATTGAAAGCAGGTTCTTTAAAATTTATTCTTCACGGCAAAAAACTGAAAGGAGAATTTGCTTTGGTTAAAATGAAAAATGCCGAAAACAACGCCTGGCTTTTGATTAAGCATAAAGATAAATTTGCTGAAGAAAAATATGATGCTGAAGAAAATACTGCCAAAAATTCTCAGGTCACAAAATTTTTAGAGGAAAAAAAAAGCCTAAAAAGCAGCAAAAAGAAGTCATAA
- a CDS encoding Ku protein, translated as MKAIWNGAIGFGLVNIPVKIYSATETSKLDLDMLDKSDFSNIKFKRVNEKTGKEVKWANIVKGYLTDDKYVVLEDEDYEAASPEKTKILSIEHFVKEAEVDSVYFETPYFLEPQKNGENAYRLLIKALQQTKMVGIGTFVLRDSEAIGMIRPYNDEVLVLNRLRFDQEIRDYKQLKIPAKKAPKPAELKMAKNLIEQLSEPFDPTFYKNTYSAELLKIIKKKAKGKTVKLKKSEPAKQGKVIDLMAQLKASLQSPKSKNAS; from the coding sequence ATGAAAGCAATTTGGAACGGTGCCATTGGTTTTGGCTTAGTCAATATTCCTGTGAAGATTTATTCTGCGACAGAAACCAGCAAACTCGATCTTGATATGCTGGATAAATCTGACTTTTCTAATATAAAATTCAAAAGAGTTAACGAAAAAACAGGCAAAGAAGTAAAGTGGGCAAACATCGTAAAAGGTTATCTTACGGACGACAAATATGTTGTTCTGGAAGATGAAGATTACGAAGCGGCAAGTCCTGAAAAAACGAAAATTCTTTCTATTGAACATTTCGTAAAAGAAGCCGAAGTAGATTCTGTTTATTTTGAAACTCCTTATTTTCTTGAACCACAAAAAAACGGCGAAAATGCTTACAGACTTTTAATAAAAGCTTTGCAGCAAACTAAAATGGTCGGCATTGGAACTTTTGTTCTTCGGGACAGTGAAGCGATCGGCATGATTCGTCCTTACAATGATGAGGTTTTAGTTTTAAATCGATTAAGATTTGATCAGGAAATCAGAGATTACAAACAGCTTAAAATTCCTGCCAAAAAAGCTCCCAAACCTGCCGAACTGAAAATGGCAAAAAATCTTATCGAACAGCTTTCAGAACCTTTTGATCCTACATTTTACAAAAATACTTACTCTGCCGAATTACTTAAAATCATTAAGAAAAAAGCGAAAGGTAAAACCGTGAAACTAAAAAAATCAGAGCCTGCAAAACAAGGCAAAGTGATTGATTTAATGGCTCAGTTAAAAGCCAGTTTACAAAGTCCAAAATCTAAAAACGCTTCGTGA
- the aspS gene encoding aspartate--tRNA ligase, which yields MFRSHTNGELSLKNLNEEVTLSGWVQTIRDKGFMIWIDLRDRYGITQLVFDQDRSTAELMENAKKLGREFVIQVTGRVIERVSKNPNIPTGEIEILVETLEVLNESQLPPFTIEDETDGGEELRMKYRYLDIRRAPVRDKLIFRHKMAQKVRNYLSDEGFIEVETPVLIKSTPEGARDFVVPSRMNPGQFYALPQSPQTFKQLLMVGGMDKYFQIVKCFRDEDLRADRQPEFTQIDCEMAFVEQEDVMNVFEGMTKTLIKDITGQEFGTFPRMTFADAMQKYGNDKPDIRFGMEFVELNDLVKGKDFKIFDEAELVVGINVEGCADYTRKQIDELVDWVKRPQIGASGMVWAKFQNDGVKTSSVNKFYNEEDLAKIIEKFGAKEGDLMLILSGNEHKVRTQLSALRMELGNRLGLRKGDVFAPLWVVDFPLLEFDEESGRYHAMHHPFTSPKPEDIHLLETDPGKARANAYDMVLNGNEIGGGSIRIFDKDLQSKMFDLLGFSKEEAEAQFGFLMNAFKYGAPPHGGLAFGFDRLVAILDGNEVIRDYIAFPKNNSGRDVMIDAPSSIADEQLDELELKLNLKA from the coding sequence ATGTTTCGATCGCACACAAACGGAGAATTATCTCTTAAAAATCTTAATGAAGAAGTTACACTTTCAGGATGGGTACAAACCATTCGTGATAAAGGATTTATGATTTGGATAGATCTTCGAGATCGTTACGGAATTACTCAGCTGGTTTTCGACCAAGACCGTTCTACAGCGGAATTGATGGAAAATGCAAAAAAATTGGGTCGTGAATTTGTGATTCAGGTTACAGGACGCGTCATCGAGAGAGTAAGCAAAAACCCAAATATTCCAACAGGAGAAATTGAAATTTTAGTTGAAACATTAGAAGTTCTTAATGAATCTCAACTTCCGCCTTTCACGATTGAAGATGAAACAGACGGTGGTGAAGAATTAAGAATGAAATACCGTTACCTGGATATCAGAAGAGCTCCGGTAAGAGATAAATTGATCTTCCGTCACAAAATGGCGCAAAAGGTTAGAAATTATCTTTCAGACGAAGGATTTATCGAGGTTGAAACTCCGGTTTTAATCAAATCCACTCCAGAAGGAGCAAGAGATTTCGTGGTTCCAAGCAGAATGAATCCGGGACAGTTTTACGCATTGCCACAATCTCCACAGACTTTCAAACAATTGTTGATGGTTGGTGGAATGGATAAATATTTCCAGATTGTGAAATGTTTCCGTGATGAAGATTTAAGAGCCGACAGACAGCCGGAATTTACACAGATCGACTGCGAAATGGCTTTCGTAGAGCAGGAAGATGTAATGAATGTTTTTGAAGGAATGACGAAAACGTTGATCAAAGACATTACAGGTCAGGAATTCGGAACTTTCCCAAGAATGACGTTTGCTGATGCAATGCAGAAATACGGAAATGACAAACCGGACATCCGTTTCGGAATGGAATTCGTTGAATTAAACGATTTAGTAAAAGGAAAAGATTTCAAAATATTTGATGAGGCTGAATTGGTTGTCGGAATCAATGTTGAAGGATGTGCAGATTATACAAGAAAGCAAATCGACGAACTTGTTGATTGGGTGAAAAGACCACAAATCGGAGCTTCAGGAATGGTTTGGGCTAAATTCCAGAATGACGGAGTGAAAACTTCTTCGGTAAATAAATTTTACAACGAGGAAGATTTAGCAAAAATCATCGAAAAATTCGGAGCAAAAGAAGGTGATTTAATGTTGATTCTTTCAGGAAATGAGCACAAAGTAAGAACTCAGCTTTCGGCATTGAGAATGGAACTTGGAAACCGTTTAGGATTAAGAAAAGGAGATGTATTTGCACCACTTTGGGTTGTTGACTTCCCATTATTGGAATTTGATGAAGAAAGCGGACGTTACCATGCAATGCACCACCCTTTCACGTCTCCCAAACCTGAAGATATTCATTTATTGGAAACAGATCCCGGAAAAGCAAGAGCAAACGCTTACGATATGGTATTGAATGGAAACGAAATTGGAGGTGGATCTATCAGAATTTTTGATAAAGATCTTCAATCTAAAATGTTTGATCTTTTAGGATTCTCAAAAGAAGAAGCAGAAGCTCAGTTCGGATTCTTAATGAACGCCTTCAAATACGGAGCCCCACCTCACGGTGGTTTAGCTTTCGGGTTTGACCGTTTGGTAGCTATTTTGGATGGAAACGAAGTGATCAGAGATTATATCGCATTCCCTAAAAACAATTCAGGACGTGATGTGATGATCGATGCCCCTTCATCAATTGCTGATGAACAGCTCGATGAATTGGAATTGAAATTAAATTTAAAAGCATAA
- a CDS encoding ankyrin repeat domain-containing protein, whose protein sequence is MRKIITTTLLFGIAIFSNGLFAQELSGDKMRIFQTDKIEDVKKVFKKDELTKCFDIKEVPYNLLSLSARYERVNVINYLFTNNVDVNKSCSDTTPLMYAAMYGYTDTVKLFLKKGAKKEVKDRNGKTAKDHALENKHPETAALL, encoded by the coding sequence ATGAGAAAAATAATTACTACTACTTTATTATTTGGAATCGCTATTTTTAGTAACGGATTATTTGCACAAGAACTTTCTGGTGATAAGATGAGAATTTTCCAGACAGATAAAATAGAAGATGTAAAAAAAGTCTTCAAGAAAGATGAGCTTACCAAATGTTTCGACATCAAAGAAGTTCCTTATAATCTGTTATCTTTAAGTGCAAGATACGAAAGAGTAAATGTAATCAACTATTTGTTTACAAATAACGTAGATGTAAATAAATCTTGTAGCGACACTACTCCGCTAATGTATGCTGCAATGTATGGATACACAGATACTGTAAAACTTTTCTTGAAAAAAGGAGCAAAAAAAGAGGTAAAAGATCGTAACGGCAAAACAGCTAAAGATCATGCTTTAGAAAATAAACACCCTGAAACAGCTGCACTTCTTTAG
- a CDS encoding T9SS type A sorting domain-containing protein: protein MKKLYFIIALLCLFQLKAQGVIYSQTQIGPSAFASSKGTNGDLISLASSFILNQTSDITKINIYGTQGMGNLSTISSGLILYIYSDSNGIPSGHPILQTGTPLAAININNNSPGYSLLNVGGDNYVYSINVAAELGTLSLQANTKYWLFFVPKLNISYIDVFSQEIFRWQGSTQGTPAFMRISNLTGAAAYPTWTSYPYNGAAFSIEGSNKLGTNDVVFDSTDIKVFPNPTSNYVHIKSKENIKQISLYDINGKKINIKPAKDIVDLQGLPNGSYFMVLETETNSITKKIIKK, encoded by the coding sequence ATGAAAAAACTCTACTTTATCATTGCATTATTATGCCTTTTTCAGCTTAAAGCGCAAGGTGTTATTTACTCTCAAACACAAATTGGTCCTTCAGCTTTTGCCTCATCAAAAGGAACTAATGGTGATTTAATAAGTCTTGCATCCAGCTTTATCTTAAATCAAACAAGTGATATCACAAAAATCAATATATATGGAACACAGGGAATGGGAAATCTTTCAACCATTTCAAGTGGTTTGATTCTTTATATTTACAGCGATAGCAATGGTATACCCTCAGGTCATCCAATTCTTCAAACAGGAACACCTTTAGCTGCAATAAATATCAACAATAACTCACCAGGATACAGTTTGCTTAATGTGGGAGGAGACAATTATGTTTACTCGATAAATGTTGCTGCAGAACTGGGTACATTATCTTTACAGGCTAATACAAAATACTGGCTTTTTTTCGTCCCGAAACTGAATATCAGTTATATTGACGTTTTTTCTCAGGAAATTTTTCGTTGGCAAGGTTCCACACAAGGAACTCCTGCATTTATGCGAATTTCTAATTTAACCGGAGCTGCAGCTTATCCTACGTGGACTTCTTATCCTTACAACGGAGCTGCTTTCTCTATAGAAGGTTCAAATAAATTGGGTACGAATGATGTTGTTTTTGATTCGACAGATATAAAAGTTTTTCCAAACCCTACATCCAATTATGTTCATATCAAAAGTAAAGAAAATATCAAACAAATTTCATTGTATGATATCAACGGTAAAAAAATCAATATAAAACCTGCTAAAGATATTGTTGATTTACAAGGATTGCCTAATGGTTCTTATTTTATGGTATTAGAAACAGAAACGAATTCTATCACTAAAAAAATTATCAAGAAATAA
- a CDS encoding DUF937 domain-containing protein: MSLIDLLTGNTGNQVAEKAENKFGISKNQILALLAVATPLVISYLRNKSQDNKEAEALNNALDKDHDGSILDDTSQLEARQNEGGSILSHVFGNEKGNVENQLSQNTGISIDKIGPILAMLAPVIMGYIGKEKQQNNVGAGGLGDLLGGILGGAQTQAQQQQSNPLNDILGSVLGGGQSQSSGNPLNDILGSVLGGSGQQKQQQGGGLGDILGGLFGGK, from the coding sequence ATGAGTTTAATTGATTTACTTACAGGAAACACAGGAAATCAGGTTGCAGAAAAGGCTGAAAACAAATTCGGAATCAGCAAAAACCAAATCCTCGCACTTTTGGCGGTGGCAACACCTCTTGTAATTTCTTACTTGAGAAACAAATCTCAGGACAATAAAGAAGCTGAAGCATTAAATAATGCATTAGATAAAGATCACGACGGAAGTATTCTTGATGACACTTCACAATTGGAGGCAAGACAAAACGAAGGGGGATCAATCCTTTCTCACGTTTTCGGAAACGAAAAAGGGAATGTTGAAAATCAATTGTCACAAAATACAGGAATTTCTATTGATAAAATCGGACCTATTTTGGCAATGCTTGCTCCGGTAATCATGGGTTATATCGGAAAAGAAAAACAACAGAATAATGTTGGAGCAGGAGGTCTTGGTGATCTTTTAGGAGGAATTTTAGGCGGTGCACAAACTCAGGCTCAACAGCAACAGTCTAATCCACTGAACGATATTCTTGGAAGTGTTTTAGGAGGTGGACAATCGCAGTCTTCTGGAAATCCTTTGAATGATATTTTAGGAAGCGTTCTTGGAGGAAGCGGACAACAAAAGCAACAACAAGGTGGAGGTTTAGGAGATATTCTAGGCGGACTTTTTGGAGGAAAATAA
- a CDS encoding DUF2480 family protein, with translation MSEEFEIKNKVAASGLINFDLTDLVPKGARKGIDLKDFLFMEMILKEKDFREKVAAINTEEYKDAFVYVYNSADAIVPLWAYFLITAKLTGVTKKIVFGNLENLEIILMHDAINSHDFSVMEGKRVLVKGCSDKLIPENAYVELVEKIQPIVKSLMFGEACSNVPILKN, from the coding sequence ATGTCAGAAGAATTTGAAATAAAAAATAAAGTAGCAGCGAGTGGATTGATCAACTTTGATCTTACTGATCTTGTTCCCAAAGGTGCAAGAAAAGGAATAGATCTTAAAGATTTTCTTTTCATGGAAATGATTTTAAAAGAGAAAGATTTCCGTGAAAAAGTGGCAGCTATCAATACTGAAGAATACAAAGATGCTTTCGTTTACGTTTACAACTCAGCAGATGCAATTGTTCCGCTTTGGGCGTATTTTTTAATCACTGCTAAATTAACCGGTGTTACTAAGAAAATTGTTTTCGGAAACTTAGAAAATTTAGAAATAATCTTAATGCATGATGCGATCAACAGCCATGATTTTTCTGTAATGGAAGGAAAAAGAGTATTAGTAAAAGGCTGTTCTGACAAACTAATTCCAGAAAATGCATACGTAGAATTGGTAGAAAAAATTCAGCCGATTGTAAAATCTCTTATGTTTGGAGAGGCTTGTTCGAATGTTCCTATTTTGAAAAACTAA
- the lpxB gene encoding lipid-A-disaccharide synthase, whose protein sequence is MKYYIIAGEASGDLHGSNLMKALKEKDSNAEFRFWGGDLMQKQGGTLVKHYRDLAFMGFLEVAMNLRTILNNIKICKEDIKNNQPDVLILVDYPGFNLRIAKFAKELGIKVVYYISPQLWAWKEGRVEIIKKYVDEMMVILPFEEDFYHKHGVRSHFVGHPLLDAISTLQDISVDQFKTENGLNEKEIIALLPGSRKQEVEKMLEIMLSVRPHFENYQFVIAGAPSLEKEFYQKYVDENVHFVSNKTYDLLRCSKAALVTSGTATLETALLNIPEVVCYRGSKISYAIAKRLVKNIKYISLVNLIMDREVVKELIQSELNTKNLVKELNFIIDGEKRSEMLQDFKLLREKLGGKGASENAADIILDLKK, encoded by the coding sequence ATGAAATATTATATCATTGCAGGAGAAGCTTCCGGAGATTTGCACGGCAGCAATTTAATGAAAGCTTTAAAAGAAAAAGACTCCAACGCAGAATTCAGATTTTGGGGTGGAGATTTGATGCAGAAACAAGGCGGTACTTTGGTAAAACATTACCGTGACTTGGCTTTTATGGGCTTTTTGGAAGTTGCGATGAATCTGAGAACGATTTTAAATAATATTAAAATCTGCAAAGAAGATATTAAAAACAACCAACCTGATGTTTTAATCTTGGTTGACTATCCTGGTTTTAATTTGCGAATCGCCAAGTTTGCAAAAGAATTGGGGATAAAAGTAGTCTACTATATTTCTCCTCAACTTTGGGCTTGGAAAGAAGGTCGTGTTGAAATCATCAAAAAATATGTTGACGAAATGATGGTGATCTTACCTTTCGAGGAAGATTTTTATCATAAACATGGTGTAAGATCTCATTTTGTAGGACATCCTTTGTTGGATGCAATTTCTACGCTTCAGGATATTTCTGTTGATCAATTTAAAACTGAAAATGGTTTAAACGAAAAAGAGATCATTGCACTTTTGCCGGGTTCCAGAAAACAGGAAGTGGAGAAAATGTTGGAGATCATGCTTTCTGTTCGTCCGCATTTTGAGAATTATCAGTTTGTGATCGCGGGTGCTCCAAGTCTTGAAAAGGAATTTTATCAAAAATATGTTGATGAAAATGTGCATTTCGTTTCCAATAAAACCTATGATTTGCTGAGGTGTTCAAAAGCAGCTTTGGTGACTTCGGGAACAGCAACTTTAGAAACCGCTCTGTTGAATATTCCGGAAGTGGTTTGTTATCGCGGAAGCAAAATTTCTTACGCTATTGCCAAAAGATTGGTGAAAAACATCAAATATATTTCTTTGGTGAATCTGATTATGGATAGGGAAGTGGTGAAAGAATTAATTCAAAGCGAACTGAATACTAAAAATCTAGTCAAAGAATTAAATTTCATTATTGATGGTGAAAAAAGAAGTGAAATGCTTCAGGATTTTAAATTACTCAGAGAAAAATTGGGCGGAAAAGGTGCAAGTGAAAATGCAGCTGATATTATTTTAGATCTCAAAAAATAG